Proteins encoded together in one Campylobacter concisus window:
- a CDS encoding F0F1 ATP synthase subunit A produces MKDLFLFSNLLNHSHAFVYAFHFCLVALIILIVAYIARSKMQLVPRGLQNIVEAYLEGVISMGKDTLGSEKLARKYLPLVATIGFIVFFSNVIGIIPGFESPSSSLNLTLVLALVVFIYYNFEGIRENGFFKYFGHFMGPNKFLAPIMFPVEVISHLSRVVSLSFRLFGNIKGDDLFLLAMLTLAPWFAPLPAFALLTLMAVLQTFIFMMLTYVYLAGAVAISEHEH; encoded by the coding sequence ATGAAAGATTTGTTTCTATTCTCAAATTTGCTAAACCATTCACATGCCTTTGTCTATGCGTTTCACTTTTGCCTTGTAGCTTTGATCATCCTCATCGTTGCTTACATCGCAAGGAGTAAAATGCAGCTTGTGCCAAGAGGCCTTCAAAACATAGTTGAGGCTTATTTAGAGGGTGTTATCTCTATGGGCAAGGATACTTTAGGTAGCGAAAAGCTAGCTAGAAAATACCTTCCACTTGTCGCAACTATCGGCTTTATCGTATTTTTCTCAAACGTTATCGGTATCATCCCTGGCTTTGAGTCACCAAGCTCAAGCTTAAATTTAACTCTAGTTTTGGCTTTGGTTGTATTTATTTACTACAACTTTGAGGGCATTAGAGAAAATGGCTTTTTCAAATACTTTGGACACTTCATGGGACCAAACAAATTTCTAGCTCCGATAATGTTTCCAGTTGAAGTCATCTCACATCTTTCACGTGTAGTTTCGCTATCTTTCCGTCTTTTTGGTAACATCAAGGGCGATGACTTGTTCTTACTTGCGATGCTTACACTTGCACCTTGGTTTGCTCCACTTCCAGCCTTTGCACTTCTAACACTTATGGCTGTTTTGCAAACATTTATCTTCATGATGCTAACTTACGTTTATCTAGCTGGCGCAGTCGCTATTAGCGAGCACGAGCATTAA
- the gatB gene encoding Asp-tRNA(Asn)/Glu-tRNA(Gln) amidotransferase subunit GatB — protein MFEVVIGLEVHTQLNTKTKIFCSCSTSFGDEANTHVCPTCLALPGALPVLNKEAVKKAISFGTAINAKINKKSVFNRKNYFYPDLPKAYQISQFEIPIVEGGELIIDVNGTKKRIGVTRAHLEEDAGKNIHEENESLVDLNRAGTPLLEIVSEPDLRSSDEAVAYLKKLHSILRFLNISDANMQEGSFRCDANVSIRPKGDTKLYTRVEIKNLNSFKFIQKAIDYEVERQSAAWEDGKYDEEVYQETRLFDTTNLVTRSMRGKEDSAEYRYFPDPDLLPVEVPEEMYNEAIKIPELAEQKVARYVSELGVKESDALNLTQSVEMARYFEELIAAGIQPKLATTWLIVELLGRLNNGVTIETSPVSSAKMINLLKRIEDGTISGKAAKEVLDYLMEHDADVDSVIEKLGLKQVSDDSAIIAIIDQILAANADKVEEYKNGKDKMFGFFVGQVMKEGKGAFNPGKVNELLKAKIG, from the coding sequence ATGTTTGAAGTCGTTATCGGTTTAGAAGTCCATACTCAGCTTAATACAAAAACTAAAATTTTTTGCTCTTGCTCTACTAGCTTTGGCGACGAAGCGAATACTCACGTTTGTCCGACCTGCCTAGCTCTACCTGGAGCGCTACCTGTGCTAAATAAAGAGGCGGTCAAAAAGGCGATCAGCTTTGGCACGGCGATAAACGCTAAGATAAATAAAAAATCAGTCTTTAATAGAAAAAACTACTTCTACCCAGACCTTCCAAAGGCCTATCAAATTTCACAGTTTGAGATACCTATCGTGGAAGGTGGCGAGCTCATCATCGACGTAAACGGCACTAAAAAACGCATCGGCGTAACTAGAGCACACCTTGAAGAGGACGCTGGCAAGAACATCCACGAAGAAAACGAGAGCTTAGTCGATCTAAACAGGGCCGGCACGCCGCTTCTTGAGATAGTTAGCGAGCCAGACCTTAGAAGTAGCGACGAGGCGGTGGCTTATCTTAAAAAACTACACTCGATCCTTCGCTTTTTAAACATCAGCGACGCAAATATGCAAGAAGGTAGCTTCCGCTGCGACGCAAACGTTTCTATCCGTCCAAAAGGCGATACCAAGCTTTACACAAGGGTTGAGATAAAAAACCTAAATTCATTTAAATTTATCCAAAAAGCGATCGACTACGAAGTAGAACGCCAAAGTGCAGCGTGGGAAGATGGCAAATATGACGAAGAGGTCTATCAAGAGACAAGGCTGTTTGACACGACAAATTTAGTGACAAGATCGATGCGTGGCAAAGAGGATAGCGCGGAGTACAGGTACTTTCCTGACCCTGACTTGCTCCCTGTTGAAGTGCCAGAAGAGATGTATAACGAAGCTATAAAAATCCCAGAGCTTGCCGAGCAAAAGGTCGCAAGATATGTTAGCGAGCTAGGCGTAAAAGAGAGTGATGCTTTAAATTTAACCCAAAGCGTTGAGATGGCTAGATATTTTGAAGAGCTGATCGCTGCTGGAATTCAGCCAAAGCTTGCTACTACATGGCTCATAGTCGAGCTTCTTGGTCGCTTAAATAACGGCGTAACGATCGAGACAAGCCCAGTTAGCAGCGCCAAGATGATAAATTTACTAAAACGTATAGAAGATGGCACGATAAGCGGCAAGGCTGCAAAAGAGGTGCTAGACTATCTAATGGAGCATGATGCGGACGTCGATAGCGTCATCGAAAAGCTTGGCTTAAAACAAGTGAGCGACGACTCAGCGATCATCGCGATCATAGATCAAATTTTAGCTGCAAACGCCGACAAAGTCGAAGAGTATAAAAACGGCAAAGATAAGATGTTTGGATTTTTTGTCGGTCAGGTGATGAAAGAGGGCAAGGGTGCGTTTAACCCAGGCAAGGTCAATGAGCTTTTAAAGGCCAAAATAGGCTAA
- a CDS encoding NAD(P)H-dependent glycerol-3-phosphate dehydrogenase, with product MSIAVIGAGKWGSALFHAFSENNECVISSRTPREMPNFVSLDEALECEYLVCTIPTQATNLWLKQNYKNKGQKILVASKGIDTANLKFLNEIYEDFVDRENLAFLSGPTFAKEIMQKLPCALVVNSKNQNLSLKFASFFPSYMKAYTSDDVIGAEVCGAYKNVIAIAGGICDGLGLGNNARASLISRGLVEMARFGKFFGAKDETFMGLSGAGDLFLTASSILSRNYRVGLGIARHERLEKILNELGEVAEGVDTARAISKIAKEKGIYVPIASEVENMLNGKDVFESVKSLLGRR from the coding sequence ATGAGCATAGCAGTCATCGGAGCTGGCAAGTGGGGCAGTGCGCTTTTTCACGCATTTAGTGAAAATAACGAGTGCGTCATCAGCTCAAGAACGCCAAGAGAGATGCCAAATTTTGTAAGCTTAGATGAAGCTTTGGAGTGCGAATACCTAGTCTGCACGATCCCAACGCAAGCTACAAATTTATGGTTAAAGCAAAACTACAAAAACAAAGGTCAAAAGATCCTAGTCGCCAGCAAGGGCATAGACACGGCAAATCTTAAATTTCTAAATGAAATTTATGAAGACTTTGTTGATAGAGAAAATTTGGCCTTTCTTTCTGGGCCGACCTTTGCAAAAGAGATCATGCAAAAGCTACCTTGCGCCTTGGTGGTAAATTCTAAAAACCAAAATTTATCTTTAAAATTTGCTTCATTTTTCCCAAGCTATATGAAGGCCTACACATCTGATGACGTGATCGGTGCTGAGGTGTGCGGAGCCTATAAAAACGTGATCGCCATAGCTGGTGGCATCTGCGACGGTCTTGGTCTTGGTAACAACGCAAGGGCGAGCCTCATTTCTCGTGGGCTTGTCGAGATGGCTAGATTTGGCAAATTTTTTGGCGCAAAAGACGAGACATTTATGGGGCTAAGCGGTGCGGGCGATCTTTTCTTGACTGCTTCATCGATACTTTCACGCAACTACCGTGTAGGTCTTGGCATCGCAAGGCACGAGAGATTAGAGAAAATTTTAAATGAGCTTGGCGAGGTGGCAGAGGGTGTGGATACTGCAAGGGCCATTAGCAAGATCGCTAAAGAAAAGGGCATATATGTGCCTATTGCTAGTGAGGTTGAAAACATGCTAAATGGCAAAGATGTTTTTGAGAGCGTAAAATCGCTTTTAGGAAGAAGATGA
- a CDS encoding glycoside hydrolase family 3 N-terminal domain-containing protein — protein MRAFKFILFVTIFALGLNGAEVSLRAKVSQMIMVGFNGASTKDAAFRAMLSDAGYERFGGVMLLGRNVTSKAQLKASIKAIKEKSPKIFIAIDEEGGNVSRMKDKSFDGPYPSAHEVASTLDIKSAYDLYSKMAINLKECGINLNFAPVVDLHDENSPIIAAKQRAFSEYASKVVIYADAFMDAFKEQGILTTLKHFPGHGSSKEDSHKNKSEVTLSKDALLPYKDAISTGRAQIIMVGHLFVKGIDEDNPATLSKKIITDLLRNELKFNGVVISDDMLMKGVGDEALAQKVVKFINAGGDILLFSEFKINNQRTADLITQIIIDAVNEKRISKERIDASYKRIMALKAKL, from the coding sequence ATGAGAGCTTTTAAATTTATACTTTTTGTGACTATTTTTGCTTTGGGGCTAAACGGCGCTGAGGTGAGCCTAAGAGCCAAGGTCTCGCAGATGATAATGGTTGGCTTTAACGGAGCTAGCACAAAAGACGCTGCGTTTCGCGCTATGCTAAGCGACGCTGGGTACGAGAGATTTGGCGGTGTGATGCTACTTGGCAGAAATGTCACTAGCAAAGCCCAGCTAAAAGCTAGCATAAAGGCTATCAAAGAGAAAAGTCCTAAAATTTTTATCGCTATAGATGAAGAGGGCGGCAATGTAAGCCGCATGAAGGATAAGAGCTTTGATGGCCCATATCCTAGTGCACACGAGGTCGCAAGCACGCTTGATATCAAAAGCGCATACGATCTCTACTCAAAAATGGCTATAAATTTAAAAGAGTGTGGCATAAATTTAAATTTCGCCCCAGTGGTTGATCTGCACGACGAAAACTCGCCGATCATCGCCGCTAAGCAAAGGGCGTTTAGCGAGTATGCGAGCAAGGTGGTGATCTACGCTGATGCTTTTATGGACGCATTTAAAGAGCAGGGCATCCTAACGACACTTAAGCACTTCCCAGGACATGGCAGCTCAAAAGAGGACTCACATAAAAATAAGAGCGAGGTCACGCTAAGCAAAGACGCGTTACTGCCATACAAAGACGCTATAAGCACAGGTAGAGCGCAGATCATCATGGTCGGACATCTTTTTGTAAAGGGCATCGACGAGGACAATCCAGCCACACTTTCTAAAAAAATAATAACCGACCTCTTGCGAAATGAGCTTAAATTTAATGGCGTAGTCATCAGCGATGATATGCTAATGAAAGGCGTTGGCGACGAAGCTTTAGCGCAAAAAGTGGTGAAATTTATAAACGCTGGTGGCGACATCTTGCTCTTTAGCGAGTTTAAGATAAATAACCAAAGAACGGCTGATCTTATCACTCAGATCATAATTGATGCTGTAAATGAGAAAAGGATTAGCAAAGAGCGAATCGACGCATCATACAAGAGGATAATGGCTCTAAAAGCGAAACTTTAA
- a CDS encoding McrC family protein has protein sequence MQQSQITITEFERIYQHDICKKDFGDIENFILKNSDENAPFLRIASGVGGKFIQARNYVGVLQTKSGLTIEILPKIADKNDSERSKAVFIKMLKTLKKFPFKSSNLASLKTQNLPLLEIFISMFLCELEALVKKGIKSDYVALEENLNFLKGKLNINEQIKRNSIHKERFYVGYSEFLSDIKINRIIKTTLKFLYKKSNSSKNQQKIRELLFIFDEVLECEDYKNFFAKLVINRQVKHYEQTLLWCKIFLFGNTFTPHKGDDLGFALLFDMNALFESYVGNFIKKSFSGTILQHSEKHLVEDPKSFKLRPDIFLKNKFIADTKWKIIKLKDDISQADLYQLYAYGKKHECDKLYLIYPKIEGIKQEFMKFGYDDEMWLEILYFDLEKDENNANLLA, from the coding sequence ATGCAACAAAGTCAGATAACGATAACTGAGTTTGAGCGCATATATCAGCACGATATATGCAAAAAAGACTTTGGCGATATAGAAAATTTTATCCTTAAAAATAGCGATGAAAATGCACCTTTTTTAAGGATAGCAAGCGGGGTTGGCGGGAAATTTATACAAGCTAGAAACTATGTCGGCGTCTTGCAGACAAAAAGTGGTCTAACGATAGAAATTTTGCCAAAAATAGCAGACAAAAACGACTCCGAAAGATCGAAAGCGGTTTTTATAAAGATGCTAAAGACGCTAAAAAAATTCCCATTTAAAAGCTCAAATTTAGCCAGTTTAAAAACACAAAATTTACCGCTTTTGGAAATTTTCATCTCTATGTTTTTATGCGAGCTTGAAGCTCTTGTAAAAAAGGGGATAAAAAGCGACTATGTGGCGCTAGAGGAGAACCTGAATTTCCTAAAAGGAAAGCTAAACATAAACGAGCAGATAAAAAGAAATAGCATCCACAAAGAGCGGTTTTACGTAGGATACAGCGAATTTTTAAGCGATATAAAGATAAATAGGATCATAAAAACAACACTTAAATTTCTATACAAAAAGTCAAATTCTAGTAAAAATCAGCAAAAAATACGCGAGCTTTTATTTATATTTGATGAGGTTTTGGAGTGTGAGGATTATAAAAATTTCTTTGCAAAGCTTGTCATAAACCGCCAAGTAAAGCACTACGAACAAACTCTTTTATGGTGCAAGATATTTTTGTTTGGCAACACTTTTACACCGCACAAAGGCGATGATCTAGGCTTTGCCTTGCTATTTGATATGAATGCACTCTTTGAAAGCTATGTTGGAAATTTTATAAAGAAAAGCTTTTCAGGCACTATATTACAACACTCAGAAAAACACCTCGTTGAAGATCCAAAGAGTTTTAAACTAAGACCTGATATATTTTTAAAAAATAAATTTATAGCCGACACAAAATGGAAGATCATAAAGTTAAAAGACGATATCTCACAAGCCGACCTATATCAACTATATGCTTACGGCAAAAAACACGAGTGTGACAAGCTATACCTCATCTATCCAAAGATAGAGGGCATAAAACAAGAGTTTATGAAGTTTGGATACGACGATGAAATGTGGCTTGAAATTTTATATTTTGATCTTGAAAAAGACGAAAATAACGCAAATTTACTAGCGTAA
- a CDS encoding McrB family protein has product MPDEPIDYDKFLYKQFSQMSIYNIKYNLKIDEFKQIFTKDSQKIEKNYILIIDEINRGNISKIFGDLITLIEPSKRLGADDEIMVELLYSKEKFGVPSNLYVIGTMNTADRSIALMDTALRRRFEFVEMMPEYDNLNKINIEGINIGEMLKTINDRIEYLYDRDHTIGHAYFMGVTDIKTLANVFKNKILPLLQEYFYDDWEKIRLVLGDSQKDENLQLVKIKRNMAAERLFRGKIDYIDDKILYEINSEAFNNPQSYIEIYKNATKSDNDN; this is encoded by the coding sequence GTGCCAGATGAGCCGATTGATTATGATAAATTTTTATACAAACAATTCTCGCAAATGAGTATTTATAACATAAAATATAATCTAAAAATAGACGAGTTTAAACAAATTTTTACAAAAGATAGTCAAAAAATTGAAAAAAATTACATCCTAATCATCGACGAGATCAATCGCGGAAATATATCTAAAATTTTTGGTGACCTCATAACTCTTATAGAACCGTCAAAAAGGCTCGGGGCAGATGATGAGATAATGGTCGAGCTGCTATACTCAAAAGAGAAATTTGGAGTGCCGTCAAATTTATACGTAATAGGCACGATGAATACAGCGGATCGCAGCATAGCTCTTATGGATACGGCTCTTAGAAGAAGGTTTGAGTTTGTGGAGATGATGCCAGAATATGACAACCTAAACAAAATAAATATCGAAGGCATAAATATAGGCGAAATGCTAAAAACGATAAACGATCGTATAGAGTATCTTTACGACAGAGATCACACGATAGGACATGCTTATTTTATGGGCGTGACAGACATCAAAACGCTTGCAAATGTCTTTAAAAATAAAATTTTACCGCTACTGCAAGAGTATTTTTACGACGACTGGGAGAAGATTAGGCTGGTTCTAGGCGATAGTCAAAAAGATGAAAATTTACAGCTTGTTAAAATCAAGAGAAATATGGCAGCAGAAAGACTATTTAGAGGAAAAATCGACTATATAGACGATAAGATTTTATACGAGATAAATAGTGAAGCCTTTAACAATCCGCAAAGCTACATAGAAATTTATAAAAATGCAACAAAGTCAGATAACGATAACTGA
- a CDS encoding aryl-sulfate sulfotransferase: protein MNSVTIYLLLAFFAALILYFQIQKLTKKLDDEGAVPAYQKAAQEVLENLSNAEKYPKFCNVILKKINALRQDILFEDALNEASNKDKALDQLEQTRDKLEALLKQENANWESELVEILDEIDGFVKANFKNGEDRAEELRDELKKEFDGL, encoded by the coding sequence ATGAATAGCGTAACGATTTATTTGCTGCTTGCGTTTTTTGCGGCGCTTATTTTATATTTTCAGATACAAAAACTAACCAAAAAGCTTGACGATGAGGGGGCGGTACCTGCCTATCAAAAGGCTGCGCAAGAGGTTTTAGAAAATTTAAGCAACGCAGAGAAATACCCTAAATTTTGCAATGTCATCTTAAAAAAGATAAATGCTCTAAGGCAAGACATTCTATTTGAAGATGCGCTAAATGAGGCTAGCAACAAGGACAAAGCTCTTGATCAGCTCGAGCAGACAAGAGATAAGCTAGAAGCGCTTTTGAAACAAGAAAATGCAAACTGGGAGAGCGAACTTGTTGAAATTCTAGACGAGATCGATGGCTTTGTAAAGGCAAATTTCAAAAACGGCGAAGATAGAGCCGAAGAGCTAAGGGACGAACTAAAAAAAGAATTTGATGGGTTGTGA
- the rarD gene encoding EamA family transporter RarD — translation MPRLNESQKGVILALSAFFMWGFLAVYFNLFSKDVDAYEILAHRIIWSFFLMAAVLCINGKMGEIFALLKDIHSLKALFLSGIFITINWGVYVYAVGSGKILDTSLGYFINPLISMLLGVIIFKERLSKAGAIAVCIVIAAVCVQIYAKGGLPLVSIILPLSFGFYAMVRKMAKISAFNGLFIETFFMFPFALGYVLWLVFHSQSHFGLNKDSLLMIASSIVTIVPLVAFNAAATRINLTTIGYLQYISPTIAILCAVFIYGEILDGYKVISFCMIWLALAIISVDKFRKRSKNE, via the coding sequence ATACCAAGACTAAATGAGAGCCAAAAAGGCGTTATTCTCGCGCTTAGCGCCTTTTTTATGTGGGGGTTTTTGGCGGTTTATTTCAACCTATTTAGCAAAGATGTCGATGCTTATGAAATTTTAGCCCACAGGATCATCTGGTCATTTTTCTTGATGGCAGCAGTGCTTTGCATTAATGGCAAAATGGGCGAAATTTTTGCGCTTCTTAAAGATATCCACTCGCTAAAAGCTCTATTTTTAAGCGGTATTTTTATCACCATAAACTGGGGCGTTTATGTCTATGCGGTGGGTAGCGGCAAAATTTTAGACACGAGTTTGGGATATTTTATAAATCCCTTGATAAGCATGCTCCTTGGCGTCATCATCTTTAAAGAGCGACTGAGCAAAGCTGGCGCCATAGCCGTTTGCATCGTCATCGCAGCTGTCTGCGTGCAAATTTATGCCAAAGGCGGTCTGCCACTTGTCTCTATCATCTTGCCACTTTCGTTTGGATTTTACGCGATGGTTAGAAAGATGGCGAAGATTAGCGCATTTAATGGGCTTTTTATCGAAACATTTTTTATGTTTCCATTTGCGCTTGGATATGTTTTATGGCTGGTTTTTCACTCGCAAAGCCACTTTGGACTAAACAAGGACTCACTTTTAATGATCGCTTCAAGCATCGTCACCATCGTGCCGCTTGTCGCATTTAACGCAGCTGCTACAAGGATAAATTTAACGACGATTGGCTACTTGCAATACATCTCGCCAACCATCGCGATCCTTTGCGCGGTCTTTATTTACGGCGAAATTTTAGACGGATACAAAGTCATCTCATTTTGTATGATCTGGCTGGCTTTAGCGATAATTAGCGTGGATAAATTTAGAAAAAGGAGTAAAAATGAATAG
- the rarD gene encoding EamA family transporter RarD: MIKGIFYSLLASVLFNCIYYMSVLMNPISTQALIGYRMIFAMPFVIAAIFLLKQQRNFKFLLLKIKLKPKILLVLLATSLIVSFQMWLYLWAPSNGAALKVSIGYLIMPIVMVLFGRIFFKEHLSKTKLASIFFAAIGVFSTAVISGGISWESAVVFCLYPVYFTIRKYYNLANFSSFVIEIIFMFLFSFYFALTADMDYVMSQNPNIYYLLILLGAISGIALIAQILSSTLVPINVLGLLTYFEPIMMLFVSFAIGERLEKSSYFLMICLAISVTLLMIDSINSIKGDKNTKTK; this comes from the coding sequence ATGATAAAAGGCATTTTTTATTCGCTTTTGGCATCAGTTTTATTTAACTGCATTTACTACATGTCAGTGCTCATGAACCCCATCAGCACACAAGCTCTTATTGGATACCGCATGATCTTTGCCATGCCTTTTGTCATCGCCGCCATTTTTTTGTTAAAACAGCAGCGAAATTTCAAATTTTTACTTCTAAAAATAAAGCTAAAACCTAAAATTTTACTAGTTTTGCTTGCTACCTCGCTCATCGTCTCATTTCAGATGTGGCTCTATCTCTGGGCTCCAAGTAACGGCGCAGCGCTAAAAGTCTCGATAGGCTACCTCATCATGCCAATAGTCATGGTCCTTTTTGGACGGATATTTTTCAAAGAGCACCTCTCAAAAACAAAGTTAGCATCGATATTTTTCGCTGCTATTGGCGTCTTTAGCACAGCAGTCATAAGCGGTGGCATCTCGTGGGAGAGCGCTGTAGTTTTTTGCCTTTATCCAGTCTATTTTACCATTAGAAAGTACTACAACCTTGCAAATTTTTCAAGCTTTGTTATCGAGATAATTTTTATGTTTTTATTCTCATTTTATTTTGCGCTCACAGCCGATATGGACTACGTAATGAGCCAAAATCCAAACATCTACTATCTGCTCATCTTGCTTGGTGCTATCAGCGGCATAGCCCTCATCGCCCAGATCCTCTCAAGCACGCTCGTGCCGATAAATGTACTAGGTTTGCTTACATATTTTGAGCCTATAATGATGCTCTTTGTCTCATTTGCCATCGGCGAGAGACTGGAGAAAAGCTCATACTTTTTGATGATCTGCCTAGCCATCTCTGTCACGCTTTTGATGATAGATAGTATAAATTCTATAAAAGGCGACAAAAATACCAAGACTAAATGA
- a CDS encoding class II 3-deoxy-7-phosphoheptulonate synthase, whose product MTWNRDSWREFNILQQPTYPNLKELKETEEKLKTLPPLVFAGEARSLKDELAKVCNGEAFLLQGGDCAESFTNFNANNIRDMFKVLLQMAIVLTFAGGCPVVKVGRVAGQFAKPRSSDYEEVNGVKLPSYRGDIINGFEFDEQARVPDPKRMIEAYYQSASTMNLLRAFSRGGLADLHQVHKWNLGFVKKPEIGEKYAKLADDLTKTLSFMAACGITSANTPAINQTAVYTSHEALLLPYEEALTRVDSLSGEWYDCSAHMLWIGERTRGINDAHVHFLSGVKNPIGVKIGPSAMAEDVVALANKLNPENEAGRLNVIIRMGADKIGENLPKILRELKREGLNIVYSIDPMHGNTVKTSNNYKTREFSKILSEVRSFFEIHKAEGTRAGGVHLEMTGKDVTECTGGALNITESSLKERYETQCDPRLNADQALELAFLMADLVKKA is encoded by the coding sequence ATGACTTGGAACAGAGATAGCTGGAGAGAATTTAACATCTTGCAACAACCAACTTATCCAAATTTAAAAGAGCTAAAAGAGACCGAAGAAAAGCTAAAAACACTTCCACCTTTGGTATTTGCCGGAGAGGCTAGAAGCCTTAAAGATGAGCTTGCAAAAGTTTGTAACGGCGAGGCATTTTTGCTTCAAGGTGGCGATTGCGCTGAGAGTTTTACAAATTTTAACGCAAACAACATCAGAGATATGTTTAAGGTCCTGCTTCAAATGGCGATAGTTTTAACATTTGCAGGCGGCTGCCCAGTGGTCAAAGTAGGCCGCGTGGCAGGGCAGTTTGCAAAGCCTAGAAGTAGTGACTACGAAGAGGTAAATGGCGTTAAGCTGCCAAGCTATAGAGGCGACATCATAAATGGTTTTGAATTTGACGAGCAAGCAAGAGTTCCTGACCCAAAACGCATGATCGAGGCTTACTATCAAAGTGCTTCTACGATGAACCTCTTAAGAGCCTTTTCAAGAGGAGGTTTGGCTGATCTTCATCAGGTGCATAAGTGGAATTTAGGCTTTGTTAAAAAGCCAGAGATCGGTGAGAAATACGCAAAACTAGCCGATGATCTAACAAAAACTCTATCTTTTATGGCAGCTTGTGGCATCACTTCAGCAAACACCCCAGCGATAAATCAAACCGCAGTCTATACATCTCACGAGGCACTGCTTCTACCTTATGAAGAGGCACTAACTAGGGTTGATAGCCTTAGTGGCGAGTGGTATGACTGCTCGGCTCACATGCTTTGGATAGGCGAGAGGACGCGCGGCATAAACGATGCTCACGTGCATTTTTTAAGTGGTGTGAAAAATCCTATCGGTGTAAAGATCGGACCAAGCGCAATGGCAGAAGATGTCGTCGCGCTTGCAAATAAGCTAAATCCAGAAAATGAAGCTGGCAGGCTAAATGTGATAATCAGAATGGGCGCTGATAAGATCGGCGAAAATTTACCAAAAATTTTAAGAGAGCTAAAGCGTGAGGGGCTAAATATCGTTTATAGCATCGATCCGATGCATGGCAACACCGTTAAGACCTCAAACAACTACAAAACTCGTGAATTTAGTAAAATTTTAAGCGAGGTTAGAAGCTTTTTTGAAATTCATAAAGCCGAGGGTACAAGAGCAGGTGGTGTGCATCTTGAGATGACTGGCAAAGATGTGACAGAGTGCACTGGTGGCGCGCTAAACATCACTGAAAGCTCGCTAAAAGAGAGATATGAGACGCAGTGCGATCCAAGACTAAATGCTGATCAGGCTTTAGAGCTTGCATTTTTGATGGCTGATCTAGTTAAAAAAGCTTAA
- a CDS encoding NAD(P)/FAD-dependent oxidoreductase, producing MANIYDLIVVGGGPCGIASVVEAKRNGLSNVLLLEKGDNHSQTIRKFYKDNKRVDKEYKGQDSTIHGLVSFEDGTKESTLDYFDKLLDSENIEAFFNSEVESVKKDGEIFKVTTSKAVYEAKNVMVSIGKMGRPNKPDYKIPPSLNSVVNFNLDNCTNGEKVLVVGGGNSAVEYAIELCQYNKTTIAYRKDKFSRVNETNLSALWELEKHNKIKVRLNHDITEIDNESGKVRVHYENGKIRVYDRVVYAIGGSSPVDFLQKCQIKTDEKGTPIVDSNYQSSVPGLYVGGDIVLKNGGSIVVGLNHAHSVIKDILKGKAQA from the coding sequence ATGGCAAATATTTATGATCTAATAGTAGTTGGCGGCGGACCTTGTGGCATAGCTAGCGTAGTAGAGGCTAAAAGAAATGGCTTAAGTAATGTTTTGCTCCTTGAAAAAGGCGACAACCACAGCCAAACGATCAGAAAATTTTATAAAGACAATAAACGCGTAGATAAAGAGTATAAAGGGCAAGATAGCACGATACATGGGCTAGTTTCGTTTGAAGATGGTACAAAAGAGAGCACGCTTGATTATTTTGACAAGCTACTTGACTCTGAGAATATCGAGGCTTTTTTTAACTCTGAGGTTGAAAGCGTGAAAAAAGATGGAGAAATTTTTAAAGTAACTACCTCAAAAGCTGTCTATGAAGCCAAAAATGTTATGGTCTCTATCGGCAAAATGGGACGACCAAACAAACCTGACTATAAGATCCCGCCATCACTAAATTCAGTTGTAAATTTTAACCTTGATAACTGCACAAACGGCGAAAAAGTGCTAGTTGTGGGCGGTGGCAACTCTGCGGTTGAGTATGCTATCGAGCTTTGTCAGTACAATAAAACGACGATAGCTTACAGAAAAGATAAATTTAGCCGTGTAAATGAGACAAATTTAAGCGCTCTTTGGGAGCTTGAGAAGCATAATAAAATAAAAGTAAGACTAAATCACGATATAACCGAGATCGATAATGAATCAGGCAAGGTAAGAGTGCATTATGAAAATGGCAAGATCCGTGTCTATGATAGGGTTGTTTATGCGATCGGTGGCTCAAGTCCGGTTGATTTTTTACAAAAATGTCAGATAAAAACTGATGAGAAAGGCACTCCGATAGTTGATAGCAATTACCAAAGTAGCGTGCCAGGACTATATGTGGGAGGCGACATCGTTTTAAAAAATGGTGGCTCTATCGTGGTCGGACTAAATCACGCTCATAGCGTTATCAAAGATATCTTAAAAGGCAAGGCACAAGCTTGA